A segment of the Salvelinus namaycush isolate Seneca chromosome 3, SaNama_1.0, whole genome shotgun sequence genome:
GAGTCGAGTTTTACACGTAAGTTATTTCCACTTGATATAGCTACATTTGGTTTTCTCCTGCATATTGTTTATATTGTCCATAGCTACGTTAACGTTCCCTGGTTTCACAACAGTCCCTGGttcgtatccaggctgtatcacatccggccgtgattgagagtcccatagggcggcgcacaattggccagggtaggccatcattgtaaataagaatttgttcttaactgtcttgccgagttaaataaagttaTCACCATAGCTTATTACTAACAGACAACTTGACAGTGAACTCTGAGAATTCTAAACATGAGAAAATACCCTACTTTCCCTTTGTTTCAACAGCTCTTATTTATGTCAAACATGCACAGGCAACACATGTCAAAGTTCCACAAAAGTGTCTTGTTTTTACCATACAGTGGGCTGAAAAAACAGGTGTTATGCACTAATCTGATATCAAGGACATGGactatatgtaaaaaaaaaaaaaaataaataaaaattaagtAGTTCCCCTTATTTCTACACAAGTGGTATTCATCTGTACATCATCATTAAAAACTGGTGCAACCACTTGCCTTAGGCCCCGAAGCTGCACAATTGCTATGAAGCTTGGAAAATAATTGGGAATTTAATATTGTGATTCTCTTCCTTTTCCATCTACTTACTATTTCtaatcccctctctctccctcattatcTAATCTCTCTGTACACAGGGGAGTAATGGCGGCAACGGACTGCTACATCGTTCACGAGATCTACAACGGGGAGAATGCGCAGGACCAGTTTGAGTACGAGCTGGAGCAGGCACTGGAGGCCCAGTACAAGTACATTGTGATCGAGCCCACGCGCATTGGCGACGAGACGGCCCGCTGGATCGCCGTGGGCAACTGCCTGCACAAGACGGCCGTCCTGTCGGGCACCGCCTGCCTCCTGACGCCGCTCTCGCTGCCACCTGAGTACTCACGCTACGTGGCACTGCCCGCTGGTGCCCTCAGCGTGGCCTGCTCCGCCCTCTACGGAATCTCCTGGCAGTTCGATCCCTGCTGCAAGTACCAGGTGGAGTACGACAGCCAAAAACTCTCGCGGCTGCCCCTGCACACACTCACCTCCTCCACGCCAGTGGTGCTGGTGCGCAGGGACGACATCCACAGAAAGAGACTCCACAACACGATAGCGCTGGCCGCCCTGGCCTACTGCGCCAAGAAGATCTACGAACTCTACGTGGTATGAGCATACTCTGAAGAgggttaaaaaaattaaaaaaataaaaaaatataacgGGAAAAGAAAGAATCCGCCAAGTGGAAGCCATGTGCTGAATCGAGGGTTTGCCCctaaccaccccccccccactccacCTGCGCGGGCGCTTACTTTTGGGCTGTTTGATGGATCAGAGGGATATAGTTCAAACTAGAAGGAATTATTTTTCCCTTATTTTCTTTACTTGTAAGTGACATCACCAGTGCACTTATCCATATGGGTACCCTTGCGCCTCTTCCCCATCCCAGTACCCCTCTCAATACACTAAGTTAGGGCACAAGGGTAGCTAAGTAAAAATAAATAGACTGAATTGTGTTGCAGTTGAAACGGACAGGCTTAAGTATTACCAACATGTCTATTCCTTGTAGTTTTACTGTACCCCTTTCTTGCTGATCAGTATGTCACCCTTTCATTAAACATTAGGATATTTCAAACCTCTTTCTGTATTTTCTTTTTCATTAAACAAATGTTACACCATGTCTTGAATCACAAAGGCAATAGCATTACCTTTGTTTTCAGATTTGTCTTTCTAGGTTTACTCAGTTTTTGTTCCAAAGTCAAGACCTTTAAACATACTTGTTTGGTCATCCTTCACCAGTCAAAGTTAAGGACAAAACAGACCAACACGAACATCGGCCATGCGCAGCAAGTCCTATTTCCTTTCTGTTCATTTCCCAACTATTCTACATGTTGAACCGCCAACATTGTGTTGGTCTGTCTTGTCCTTTACACACATGCAGTTATGGGCAAAAAGACTGTCCAGGTGGAGCTCTTTGTGGGATTGTTAGACACTTAATGGGGACTTTCTGAGTGTAGGAGTGGGTTGTGTATGTAAGGgaaaaatacactgagtgtaccaaatATTAAGAACTCTTGCTTGttccatgacagactaaccaggtgaaagctataatcccttattgttgtcatatgttaaatccacttcaatcagtgtagatgaaggggaggagacaggttaaaggatgttgtttaagccttgtgacaattgagacatggattgtgagcCATTGATTgctgaatgggcaagacagaatatttaagtgcctttgaacgggttatggtagtaggatCCTGGCACacctgtttgtgtcaagaactgcaatgctggtGGGGTTTCCCAactgtatcaagaatgatccaccacctaaaggacatccagccaactgcgggaagcattggagtcagcatgtattaggaaggtgttcctaatgttcctAAGTCCCAAATGTTGCCAGTAGTCTTCTTGTggtgttttttaaattttaaatcaGGTTGTTTGCTATGTAAAATAGAACATGACAACCTCGTGTACACACGACTTAGTCAGGTTACAAGAAAATGATCATTCATAGTTACATTTTTGTTTATATATATCAAAAAATCTCACTAAGGAGAGCAATATTAATTTTAGTGTTTCTAATCATTATGGCTTTCAACTGTATTTAGTTTTATTTGGAATATTATTTGAAATTGTAAGGCTTTGCAGCCTGATAGCCAAATACTTGTTTCGCAATCATCAATACAGGGCAACTTACCCTGTTTGCCTGTGTTTTCTTTCACATTGCTGCTTTGCAATATATTATACAAACTAAACAATGCCCATCCATGAACAACCTGGAAAGTCTTTGTTGGGACTGCAGTTAAAATACTTAGAAAATGTACAATGTTTTTTCCTAGTAATTGTGCTAGCTTATTACCTCCAGCTCTATCTTTGGATCATCTTGATATGCATTTGAGAGTCGACATCAGTTGAGAATGTTGATACCAGAGAAAAGTCCCAAGTCGGTGGTCTGCCTCCACCAGGTGGCGTATTTTCGTCGTTTTGCACACCAAGCAATGAGTTTTtctatggaggtcaatgagtgtcgaatttggtcaacaaaacatTAATGGCTTATTTCCTACGTGACGTTTATTTGATgaaatagaagtttcgtaatgcttaagttgttacgagtgtactgatataagtaggaaaCGTGACTTCCCGgcaactccgatataaagtgttttttctcaagaGTTGTCTGAGATGACTACGCATATTCATGACATGAGGCTATAGCATACAGGcagttgacgtcaacaaccctaaTCGGATATTCAAAACAggattacaataatgagatgtgtccaccaatccaaagaaaggatagaaGGTTGCTAGACAGCCCGCTGTGTTTAGCTGTTCTGCATCGTGGACAACGACTACCATTGTTAAGGCGGAGAgacatgtatcttgtcagtatatccataatctttggtgacGCGTTGGCGTGGCTGTGACAGATATAAATATAATGTGTTGAGTTGAAACTATTGTAAACTAAAGGAATACAACCTGTTTCCACTGGTTAAAAAACGGAATACCCCGGGTTAGCAATAATGCGCACTGATTGACAGCCTACACGTGATTGGCAGAAATCCTTCCAACGTCacatacaactgattggctggaATTAAACTTTCCTAGCTGCTTCCGGGTTACTTTCTATTGTCAGTGTTCAGATTTAAACAAAGATTACTATCAAATATTATGATCAAACCTTTATGTTGACGACGATTCAAACGGACAGGTGTCAGGTGTGTAAAGTCATTCGGCATAGCTACATAAGATATTTGCGGCACTTTGGTTAGTCATGTTGAGTTTATTAGCCATCTGTCAGTAGCTGCAGTACTAGCTAGGCTCATATTTTAGTAAGAAGACTTGGTTGTGGAATATTTTTTATGATTTAGCACCTGGTGTAGCTAGTGACTGATTCTTCTGTATTTAATGTGAGGGTTCTGCCTTGTAGCAAAGTAAACTAACTAGAAGACCAAACTGTGTGTCATTGTATACGGTCGGAACATAACAGCAGCTGTTACTGTTGTGTGTCTCTTTTTATTTAGCCAGCAGATCCGCTTACTTACAGCTAGCTGCATTAGTGTCGATCCGCGCTATAAAGTATGTGTGTAACGCATACGAACACAGGCTGGAACGAATCTTGGATCTGCGTGAGTAGCGGGTGCAAGATCCCCAAtgtacaattggctcattcattccCGGTAACTATTCcacaggtcgttgctgtaaatgagaatgtattctcagtcaatttacctggtaaaatggAGAAAAAAAGATTCAGATTACCAGGTATTGTGACACGGCAGCGTGAGTCGCGTGGAACTTTTTTGCCCGTGTAAACAAGCTAGCTCCCTAACatgatatagtgtgtgtgttttactaatCACACCCAGAAACTTTTTAGGTGTTGTGAAAGCAAAACGTTTTGTGTAGAATTCAAACAAATACTCCAGGAAACCGAACCAgggtaaaaaatgtaatatgtgAAAACGCCCTAAGACATTGCGGAGCCGGCGGAAAAAGAACCTCAACCCTGGGATGAGAAATGCATTGTACTCCGAATCAATGGATTTCCTCAGTGAATgtcataaaaatagtgaaacaataAAGTTATCCTCTTCAGATAAAACTATAATAAATATATTtaaccaaataattgattaaaacccACTGTTTGCAATGaagttctacagtagcctcaacagcactctagttagtgtagcaccatggtgtagccggatgACAGCTcgtttctgtcctcctctgggtacattgacttaaatgcaaaacctaggaggctaatggttctcacccccttccatggACATACACAGGAATTAAGACAAcctctggaggacgtcctccaaactatcagagctcttgcagcataactggcatgttgtccacccaatcaaaggttgagataattaatctagtactgaatgcataagctacagctagctagcactacagtgcatacaatgtggtgagtagttgactcaaagagagcgaaagacaatagttgaacagttttgaacaaattaaattCTTAAAAATGAAGAGAGAACTAGCTATTTGTTGTGTTTTTTGCACTTTCACTTGTGCAGCTACCTAGTTTAGCtaactcaaacagagagggatgctatgttagctagctggctatggctatccaacactggaactcttcaaTGTCAAGGTAatcttttggttttattaatttattgccacaggAGGCCCACTGGTgtaactgcttgctgactgtacactgtactgtatgattgtagcgggtttactaacacgttagttctagtagctatgttgactatgacgttcgctaatatggtgacaatgatgtaggctgtgtagtGCTTATGAacgtttggcttggaaagtttttttttttgcatggtcacagacagctgatgtattgtgcactgaagtccacaggCGAAGGGAAAGGTGTTATGAGAGCGCGTAGatgtgatcatgctgtttgcatgtggctgctatgaaagtgaactgtgttagCATGTGATCGGGGGTTTTCATTCCAACGATTCTGTTGttgaaatgtttcttaaacggggataaacatacctgaatttgtccaataaacttttgtttgcaaatgttgggactaatgattacaccctagatcagctagatgcaggcaagagtgtgcaaggcggtattgaatgtgtcactgtctgtcaccttgattacttaAAATTCTCTCGACCTATAACAAGGCCATGCTATGttataaactttcattcataggctaggttgtagcaacctcatgaagggtatagggaaaattttacaatcatgtagtagcctaaacctatcgatgttacattgagctgaggGGATGGaaaatgaatgacagtcatccaatatgctgtaatagaaataaggccatgctcgtTAAAAAAGTGTCCTCCCTCAactaaccaaattcaacctagctaatttccgatttatacgaaattgtttgactacagaagTAGCAAAaatgtacttcaaatctatgatacttaacatactgcttgactagttgggcccaagcttgctgtacaacattaaaacacattcagtctgtctgcaaacaggctctcaaaggcttgataggaagcccaatagccatcatcactgttacatcctcagaaagcatgagctcctgagttggaaaaatcttgtgcaatacaccgacgcatgtcttgtattcaagatcctaaatggcctggctccccctccacttcagtacttttgttaaacaggaaacccaaacatatggcagcagatccacaaggtctgccatgagaggtgactgtagtTCCCTtattaaggaaaagcacctttagtcaatctgctttctctgtgagagcttcccatgtttGGAATAccctgccatcagacacacaactgcaccacctatcacactttcacaaaaaaacatgaagacactttgttgcttttatggattttgtcttgttgctttttgtgctacgttgctctgtctgcatgcaacgtcttgcttgtcctatgttgctctgcatgtgctcactgctcattaattgtctgtattgttattgtttttaataacctacccagggactgcggttgaaaatttgccggctggctaaaaccggcacttttaccgaaacgttgattaatgtgcactgtctctgtaaaaataaactcaaactcatcTTAAACTGCACCGACTGCCACTGCTCCAAATTGTCCCATTAGCCCATCTGAATAGAATGGACCCCCTTTTTACCGTGACACAATTTACAGAAAATGGTGTGTCCCcaatatttaaaaaactattgGATTTAAGCTGATTGGCCCCTCTTTAAGGGCTGCAGATGAGCAATGACACTCCTTGGGGTGTAAACTCTGTGTATTTGGAaatcaatcaa
Coding sequences within it:
- the tmem11 gene encoding transmembrane protein 11, mitochondrial, yielding MASLGRRRGVPVNRERGVMAATDCYIVHEIYNGENAQDQFEYELEQALEAQYKYIVIEPTRIGDETARWIAVGNCLHKTAVLSGTACLLTPLSLPPEYSRYVALPAGALSVACSALYGISWQFDPCCKYQVEYDSQKLSRLPLHTLTSSTPVVLVRRDDIHRKRLHNTIALAALAYCAKKIYELYVV